Proteins from one Gimesia maris genomic window:
- a CDS encoding Flp family type IVb pilin — protein sequence MKNLTKSIKNFLVSEDGPTAVEYAVMLALIVIVCLTAIQAVGTNANAKFEAVRDALT from the coding sequence ATGAAGAATCTGACAAAGAGCATCAAAAACTTCCTGGTTTCAGAAGATGGTCCTACAGCTGTTGAATACGCTGTGATGCTGGCTCTGATCGTTATCGTTTGTCTGACTGCTATTCAGGCTGTCGGAACAAACGCCAACGCGAAGTTTGAAGCCGTACGCGATGCATTGACCTAA
- a CDS encoding A24 family peptidase has protein sequence MDWQQLLLENWHVKFVSIVLIYAAYIDGKELRVPNWITYPMVLSGLIYMTWTGGLAGLGWGLLGMVVGLATLLPLYSVGGMGAGDVKLMAGIGAWLGVKITFYAFCVTTVVGAVMAVAMVLYRKKFYKHLGQAIMILDEWRSVKNPRELSRIAKERKPTMFLLPYGIPICIGSIAYFFYAGLL, from the coding sequence ATGGATTGGCAACAGTTACTTCTCGAGAATTGGCATGTAAAGTTTGTTTCCATTGTCTTGATTTATGCCGCGTACATTGATGGAAAAGAACTGCGTGTTCCCAACTGGATCACCTATCCGATGGTCCTCTCCGGGTTAATCTACATGACCTGGACTGGCGGTCTGGCTGGACTGGGATGGGGACTTTTGGGAATGGTCGTCGGACTGGCTACACTTCTCCCACTGTACAGCGTAGGCGGAATGGGGGCAGGAGACGTTAAACTGATGGCCGGCATCGGTGCCTGGCTGGGTGTGAAAATCACCTTCTATGCATTTTGTGTCACCACAGTTGTGGGGGCAGTCATGGCTGTGGCCATGGTGCTCTATCGCAAAAAATTCTACAAGCATTTGGGACAGGCCATCATGATTCTTGATGAATGGCGTTCGGTAAAGAACCCGCGTGAACTGTCGCGTATCGCGAAGGAACGGAAACCGACCATGTTTCTGTTGCCATATGGTATCCCCATTTGTATCGGATCAATTGCCTACTTTTTCTACGCCGGACTGCTGTAA
- the cpaB gene encoding Flp pilus assembly protein CpaB, translating to MKVKSLMMLVIAVGCGLVAMLGVRQVLNKDDQQAEVKTANVLMTIAEIPPGTPLNESNVKFKSWPIDQVPEGAVTKLEQYKDRSIKTRAVPGEIVMKAKLSEQGVRGASVEIPDGKRVFTTSVDMTKTHSGLILPGDFVDVYVTFTARKPEGGMSTITKVILERVKIFATDHLTDVGGTESNQVKSKNISLLLSPREGAMLKLAEKKGEVHLALRAQSDSTDSEDVQFDDDELAEVFSIEGSEYLKDGEEPVQGDVKKKEKQEVVQKEKEPQSAKQFLDEEQEPQQMTSTGAEVEPLEEPKKMWQIEIYSGEEKIVQEVELLEEEIEDQKAALKDLWEVFTTKQKQTEIQDSPAL from the coding sequence ATGAAAGTCAAGTCGTTAATGATGTTGGTGATCGCCGTCGGTTGTGGACTGGTTGCGATGTTGGGCGTGAGGCAGGTCCTTAATAAGGATGATCAGCAGGCAGAAGTGAAAACGGCAAATGTCCTGATGACAATTGCTGAAATTCCACCTGGTACTCCTCTGAATGAGTCCAATGTCAAATTCAAGTCATGGCCGATCGATCAGGTACCGGAAGGTGCCGTCACCAAACTGGAACAGTATAAAGACCGCTCCATCAAGACCCGGGCCGTACCGGGAGAAATTGTGATGAAAGCGAAGCTCAGTGAACAGGGAGTTCGTGGAGCATCAGTCGAAATTCCAGATGGGAAACGGGTCTTCACAACATCAGTAGATATGACCAAGACACATAGCGGATTGATTCTTCCTGGCGACTTTGTGGATGTGTATGTGACGTTCACAGCCCGTAAGCCTGAGGGAGGGATGTCAACAATAACAAAAGTGATTCTGGAACGGGTAAAGATCTTTGCGACGGACCATCTGACCGATGTGGGTGGTACAGAAAGTAACCAGGTGAAATCAAAAAACATTTCACTGCTGCTTTCTCCACGTGAAGGGGCCATGTTGAAACTGGCAGAGAAAAAAGGAGAAGTTCATCTCGCATTAAGAGCACAGTCTGATTCGACTGATTCAGAAGATGTGCAGTTTGATGATGACGAACTGGCTGAAGTCTTTTCGATCGAAGGCAGTGAATATCTGAAGGACGGCGAAGAACCAGTTCAAGGCGATGTGAAGAAAAAAGAAAAACAGGAAGTGGTTCAAAAAGAAAAAGAACCTCAATCGGCAAAGCAGTTTCTGGATGAAGAGCAGGAACCTCAGCAGATGACGTCAACTGGTGCCGAGGTAGAGCCGCTGGAAGAACCTAAAAAAATGTGGCAGATCGAGATTTATTCCGGAGAAGAAAAAATCGTGCAGGAAGTGGAACTTCTGGAAGAAGAAATTGAAGATCAGAAAGCTGCGTTAAAAGATCTGTGGGAAGTGTTTACGACCAAACAGAAACAGACTGAGATACAAGACTCCCCTGCTCTCTGA